A window of the Rhodoluna limnophila genome harbors these coding sequences:
- a CDS encoding succinate dehydrogenase iron-sulfur subunit has protein sequence MTEAANTPTAFEEMGAVPSFQVTLFVRRYNPEDGQEARWQDFDVQVHGTDRVLDALHKIKWEMDGSLTFRRSCAHGVCGSDAMRINGRNRLACKTLIKDLDITQPIYVEPIKGLEVEKDLVVDMNPFYQAYRDIKPFLIASDNPEKERLQSAAEHSKFEDTTKCILCAACTTSCPVFWTDGQYFGPAAIVNAHRFIFDSRDEAADVRIDILNDKEGVWRCRTTFNCTEACPRGIEVTKAIAEVKQAILRGKP, from the coding sequence ATGACTGAGGCAGCTAACACCCCAACCGCTTTCGAAGAGATGGGCGCTGTTCCGTCTTTTCAGGTAACCCTATTTGTTCGCCGCTACAACCCTGAAGACGGTCAAGAAGCGCGCTGGCAGGACTTTGACGTTCAGGTTCACGGCACCGACCGCGTGCTTGACGCTCTGCACAAGATCAAGTGGGAAATGGATGGTTCGCTAACCTTCCGCCGCTCATGTGCCCACGGTGTTTGTGGTTCTGATGCAATGCGCATCAACGGCCGTAACCGCCTTGCCTGCAAGACCCTGATTAAGGACCTTGACATCACTCAGCCTATTTACGTTGAGCCAATCAAGGGCCTTGAGGTCGAAAAAGACCTTGTTGTAGACATGAACCCGTTCTACCAGGCATACCGCGACATCAAGCCTTTCTTGATTGCCAGCGACAACCCTGAAAAGGAACGTCTACAGAGCGCTGCTGAGCACTCAAAGTTTGAAGACACCACCAAGTGCATTCTTTGTGCTGCCTGCACCACCTCTTGCCCAGTCTTCTGGACCGATGGCCAGTACTTTGGCCCAGCTGCGATTGTGAACGCACACCGCTTTATCTTTGACTCGCGTGACGAGGCTGCCGATGTCCGCATCGACATCTTGAACGACAAAGAGGGCGTTTGGCGCTGCCGCACCACCTTCAACTGCACCGAGGCTTGCCCTCGCGGCATCGAGGTGACCAAGGCTATCGCTGAGGTCAAGCAGGCTATTCTTCGCGGCAAGCCGTAA
- the sdhA gene encoding succinate dehydrogenase flavoprotein subunit, which yields MRAAIEAGPHAKTAVISKLFPTRSHTGAAQGGMAAALANVEEDSWEWHTFDTVKGGDYLVDQDAAEILAKESVQAVIDLENMGLPFNRTPDGKIDQRRFGGHTRDHGKAPVRRSCYAADRTGHMILQTLYQNCVKLGIEFYNEFYVLDLVMNKVDGEERPSAVVAYELATGEIHVFQGKSIIFATGGFGKIFKTTSNAHTLTGDGVGIIYRKGLPLEDMEFYQFHPTGLAGLGILLSEAARGEGGILRNSSGERFMERYAPTIKDLAPRDMVARAMANEVREGRGAGPNKDYVLLDLTHLPPAVIDEKLPDITEFARTYLGVEPYTEPVPVFPTAHYAMGGIPTNVQAEVLRDNKTVVPGLYAAGECACVSVHGANRLGTNSLLDINVFGKRAGIAAVEYAKTAKHVDVPANAADEVIAMIEKVRNSKGTEKVAVLRKELQDTMDKNAQVYRTEESLNEALDKIAELRVRYENIAVQDKGQRFNTDLLEAIELGFLLDLAEVLAFTSRERRESRGGHFREDYETRDDKKFMVHSMAYLTDKPAKKPGDNIKIDWKPVTITNYQPMERKY from the coding sequence ATGCGCGCAGCCATCGAGGCTGGACCACACGCCAAGACTGCGGTTATCTCAAAGCTGTTCCCGACCCGCTCGCACACCGGTGCAGCTCAGGGTGGCATGGCAGCAGCTCTAGCCAACGTTGAAGAGGACAGCTGGGAATGGCACACCTTTGACACCGTCAAGGGTGGCGACTACCTGGTTGACCAAGACGCTGCTGAGATTTTGGCCAAAGAGTCAGTTCAGGCAGTTATCGACCTAGAGAACATGGGTCTACCTTTCAACCGCACCCCAGACGGCAAGATTGACCAGCGCCGCTTCGGTGGCCACACACGCGACCACGGTAAGGCTCCGGTCCGCCGCTCATGCTACGCAGCCGACCGCACCGGTCACATGATTCTTCAGACCCTGTACCAGAACTGCGTCAAGCTGGGCATTGAGTTCTATAACGAGTTCTATGTTCTGGACCTAGTGATGAATAAGGTTGACGGCGAAGAGCGCCCATCAGCTGTTGTGGCTTACGAACTTGCCACCGGCGAGATTCACGTATTCCAGGGCAAGAGCATCATTTTTGCAACCGGTGGCTTTGGCAAGATCTTCAAGACCACTTCAAACGCTCACACCCTGACCGGTGATGGAGTGGGCATCATCTACCGCAAGGGTCTGCCGCTTGAGGACATGGAGTTCTACCAGTTCCACCCGACCGGTCTTGCCGGACTGGGCATCTTGCTTTCTGAAGCAGCCCGAGGTGAGGGTGGCATCCTTCGCAACTCATCTGGCGAGCGCTTCATGGAGCGTTACGCACCAACCATCAAGGACCTAGCTCCACGAGACATGGTTGCTCGCGCAATGGCCAACGAGGTTCGCGAGGGTCGTGGTGCCGGACCAAACAAGGACTACGTACTTCTAGACCTAACCCACTTGCCGCCAGCTGTTATCGATGAGAAGCTGCCGGACATCACCGAGTTTGCCCGCACCTACTTGGGTGTTGAGCCTTACACCGAGCCGGTTCCAGTATTCCCAACTGCTCACTACGCAATGGGTGGAATCCCAACCAACGTTCAGGCAGAGGTTCTTCGCGACAACAAGACCGTTGTACCTGGTCTTTACGCCGCCGGTGAATGTGCCTGTGTTTCAGTTCACGGCGCAAACCGCCTGGGCACCAACTCGCTCCTAGACATCAACGTCTTCGGTAAGCGCGCCGGTATCGCAGCGGTTGAATACGCCAAGACTGCAAAGCACGTCGATGTTCCTGCCAATGCTGCCGACGAGGTCATCGCGATGATCGAGAAGGTTCGCAACTCAAAGGGCACCGAAAAGGTTGCTGTGCTCCGCAAGGAGCTGCAGGACACCATGGACAAGAACGCTCAGGTGTATCGCACCGAGGAGTCTCTAAACGAGGCACTCGACAAGATCGCCGAGCTTCGCGTGCGCTACGAGAACATCGCAGTTCAAGACAAGGGTCAGCGCTTTAACACTGACCTGCTTGAAGCTATTGAGCTTGGATTCTTGCTTGACCTTGCCGAGGTTTTGGCATTCACCTCACGTGAACGTCGTGAAAGCCGTGGCGGTCACTTCCGTGAAGACTACGAGACTCGCGACGACAAGAAGTTCATGGTTCACTCAATGGCCTACTTGACCGACAAGCCAGCTAAGAAGCCGGGCGACAACATCAAGATCGACTGGAAACCAGTCACGATTACTAACTACCAGCCAATGGAGCGTAAGTACTAA
- the sdhC gene encoding succinate dehydrogenase, cytochrome b556 subunit, producing MPAGTLYRGKVGMWSWVLHRITGVAIFFFLLVHILDTALVRLSPEAYNAVIATYKTPLIGVAELGLVAAILFHALNGVRVILIDFWRKGVKYQNVMFWVVVALAALTFIGFAPRHLSHVFG from the coding sequence ATGCCAGCAGGTACTTTGTATCGGGGAAAAGTTGGAATGTGGTCTTGGGTGCTGCACCGCATCACCGGAGTTGCAATCTTCTTTTTCTTGCTCGTTCACATTCTTGACACCGCACTCGTGCGATTGAGCCCAGAGGCTTACAACGCGGTTATCGCCACCTACAAGACCCCACTAATCGGTGTTGCCGAGCTAGGGCTAGTGGCCGCAATTCTGTTCCACGCCCTCAACGGTGTGCGAGTCATCTTGATTGACTTCTGGCGCAAGGGTGTCAAGTACCAGAACGTGATGTTCTGGGTGGTTGTTGCCCTAGCTGCTCTGACCTTCATCGGTTTTGCCCCTCGTCACCTATCTCACGTATTCGGTTAA
- a CDS encoding succinate dehydrogenase hydrophobic membrane anchor subunit, with the protein MSVVIEQPRAPRNRNQANLEKYGWLYMRASGVLLVILIFGHLFTNLFLGEGIKAIDFAFVGGKWSDPFWKVWDLAMLWLAMIHGTNGMRTIVNDYTSKESTRKVLVTSLWAVCAVLVVLGTLVVFTFDPCPAGAAAELLPSFCSAK; encoded by the coding sequence ATGTCTGTAGTAATCGAACAACCACGCGCACCTCGTAACCGCAACCAGGCCAACCTTGAGAAGTACGGATGGCTTTACATGCGTGCATCAGGCGTGCTTCTGGTCATCCTGATTTTCGGCCACCTATTCACCAACCTGTTTTTGGGTGAAGGCATCAAGGCCATTGACTTTGCATTTGTCGGCGGTAAGTGGTCTGACCCATTCTGGAAGGTTTGGGACCTAGCCATGCTGTGGCTGGCGATGATTCACGGCACCAACGGTATGCGCACGATCGTGAATGACTACACCTCGAAGGAATCAACTCGCAAGGTTTTGGTTACCTCTCTATGGGCAGTTTGTGCAGTTCTTGTAGTTCTGGGCACTCTGGTGGTCTTCACCTTCGACCCATGCCCTGCAGGTGCCGCTGCAGAGCTTCTTCCATCTTTCTGTTCGGCAAAGTAG